CCGTTGGCGGCGGCGACACCGAGGCTGGTGGTGCCGATGGCCGGGAAGCCGGCGTCGTGCAGGGCGGCGGCGGAGGCGAAGTCCCAGGCGTTCGGCAGCAGCAGCGGGGTGTCGGCCTGGTGCAGGGCGAAGAAGTCGGTCATCGGGTTCCCTCCAGTGCGGCCACGTGGGCTTGGCCGGGGCATTCGTGGGGTCCGGCGCCGAAGCGCAGGCCCGCTTCGATGAGGTTCAGTTCGACGATGCGCCCGTCGGGGGCTTGGCGCCGGGTGACGCGGACGGGTCCGGCGAGGCCGGCGTGTGCTTGGACGAGGACGCAGATCCTGGCGGCGGTGGGTTCGTCCCAGGTGCCGCCGCAGGCGTTGACGAGGCGGGTCAGTGCCTGTTCGGCGGCGGGGTCCGGGCTGAGGTGCGGGTGGTAGACGCGGGCCACTTCGGCGATGTCGGCGGGGTCGGCGGGGATGCCCATCGCGTCGGCGAGTGCGGCGACAGGGGCTTCGGCGCGCAGGCTCGCGGGGTCGATGCCGTCGAGCAGGGTGGTGATGAGGGCGCGGCGTCGCCGGTGGGCTTCCCCGTCGGAGAAGCGGGCGACGTGGTCGCGGAGCCAGCCGATGGGCCCGGTGTGGTGGTTGGGCGGCATCGGGAGCGTGGTGAGCGCTTCGGTGATCTTCACCCGGTGAACGTTAGGGCGGGGTTGTTTCGGCGGCGGCCGAAGTGTCGAGGCGGCAGGATGAGGGCTATGACCGCGTCCAGTGCCGATCTCGCCGGGTTGGCGGGTCTGCTCGCCGATCGCACGCGGGCGGCGTTCTGCCTGGCGTTGCTCGACGGGCGGGCGTGGACGGCGGGTGAGCTGGCCGCGCACGCGGAGGTGGCGCCGTCGACGGCGAGTGAGCACCTGCACCGGCTGATCGAGGGTGGGTTGCTGGTGCAGCGGCGGCAGGGGCGGCATCGGTACGTGCAGCTGGCCGGGCCGGAGACGGCGCGGCTGATCGAGGATCTGGTGGGTTATCTGGGGCCGCCGCGGTCGGGGAAGCAGACGTTGCGGGCGGCGAGCGCGTCGGCGGCGATGGCGCGGGGGCGGACTTGTTACGACCATCTCGCCGGGCAGCTGGGGGTGGCGATCAGTGACGCGATGACCGGCCGCGGGTTGTTGAACCAGGTGGACGGGTTCGCGTTGACCGAGGCCGGGCTGGGGTGGCTGGAGCGGGAGCTGGGCGCGGATCTGGCGGTGTTGCGGGGTTCGCGGCGGCCGTTGGCGAAGGCGTGCCTGGACTGGACGGAGCGGCGGTCGCATCTGGCCGGGTCGGCGGGGGCGTTCGTGTGCCGGGTTTCGCTGGAGCGGGGCTGGGTCAAGCGCATCGGTTCCAGCCGGGCGGTGCGGGTGACCCCGGCCGGGTCGGCCGCGTTCGAGGAGTTGCTGGGGTTCACTGCCGCGGCGTGAGGCCTGGCGGTCAGCGGAGTTGTTCGAGGTCTTTCGCGCTGCGGGCGATTTCGTGAGCCAGTTCGCGTAGTTCGGCGACGGAGGCGCCGTCGTCGGCTGCGGTGACGACGTCCTCGGCGGCGCAGCGCAGCTGGAAGAGCCGGTCCTGGAGGTCGGCGATCTCGGTGTCGGAGAGTACGACGGCGTCGTCGGGCAGGCCGCTGCGCTGGAGGGCGGTGCGGCGTTCGTAGGCGCGCTGGCGGCAGGACTGGCCGCAGTAGCGGCGGCGCCGGCCGCGGGACTCGCCTTCTTCGAGACGTCGGCCACACCAGCCGCAGTGCGTGGCCGCGCCGGGTCGGCGCATCTGCCGCAGTTCTTCGCGGGACACGCTGGGTTTCTCGGCCACCTCGCTCACGGGCATGACCCTAGCTGGCCATCCTCCGCTCACGCCGAGGCCACGCCGGGGAGGCAGACTGTGCTGGTGAAGACCAGCCACCCGTATCTCGCCGATCCGCTCCCCCGTGCCCTCGCCCACCGCGGGTGGCACCTGGACGAGCTGGCGGACATGGAGAACTCGCTGTCGGCGTTCCGCCGGGCCGTGGACGAGGGTTACCGGTACGTGGAGACGGATGTGCACGCGACCTCGGACGGGGTGGCGGTGGCGCAGCACGACGCGACGCTGGATCGGACGACGGATTCGTCGGGGCTGGTGGCTTCGCTGCCGTGGGCGCGAGTGCGACGGGCGAAGATCGGCGGGCGTGAGGGTGTCTCGCGGCTGGAGGACGTGTTGGAGGAGCTGCCGGAGACGCGGTTCAACGTGGATCTGAAGACCGACGCGGTGGTGGGGCCGTTCGTGCGGGTGCTGGAGCGGATGAACGCGTTCGACCGGGTGGCCGCGGCGTCGTTCTCGGACGCGCGGCTGGCCAGGGTGCGGCGGCTGGCCGGGCCGCGGTTGCTGACCGCGCTGGGGCCGCGGTCGGCGGGGGTGCTGTGGGCGAACGGGTGGCTGCCGTTCCTGCGGCTGGGGTTCCTGAGCCGGGGTGCGATGGCGCAGGTGCCGGTGCGGCAGGGGCGGTTGAAGCTGGTGGACCGGTCGTTCGTGCGGGCGGCGGGTTATGCCGGGGTCGAGGTGCACTGCTGGACGATCAACGACGCGGCGGAGATGCGGGCGTTGCTGGATCTCGGGGTGAAGGGGCTGGTCACCGATCGGCCGGACGTGCTGCGTGACGTGCTGGTGGAGCGGGGTGTGTGGGAGGCCGCCTAAGCCTGGAGGGTCTTCCGGAGTTGTGCGGCGAATTCGGCGGGGTGTGTGGTGAGGCCGGTGTGGCCGCCGGGGAAGTGCGTGAGTTCGGTGCCGAAGTTCTCGGCCAGGTGCGCGGCCGAGCGATAGGGCAGCTCGCCGGGTGAGTCCTGTCCCCCGGCGAGCACGAGCCGGTCCGACAGCTCCCGCAGCCGGTCGATGTCGGGCCGGTAGGTCATGAAGCTCGGCACGATGCGCCCGACGAAGAAGGGCAGGTTGGCCATCGTCTGCTCGACCCGGGCGGGAGGCAGTTCGACGCGGGGCTGCGCCGTGGTGTCGCCGGGTTTGCGCAGTCCTGCCGCGAAGACGGCCATGGCGGGCATGAGTCCTTCAGTCTCGAAGGTGTCCCGGACTCGGGTGATCAGCGCGCGGTGTTCGGCGGCGTCGGGCAGGACTTCGACCATCGGTGGTTCGTGGGCGATGACGCGTTCGACGCGCTCGGGCCGGGTGGTGAGCAGGTGCAGGGCGACGATCGCGCCGGAGCTGCTGCCGAACACGCGGGCGGGCTCCCCTGGCGAGAGCCGGTCGAGCAGGCGGGCCGCGTCGTCGGCGTGTTCGGCGACGCTCTGCTCGGCGGCGGGGTCGTCCAGGGTGCTGCGGGACATGCCGCGTGGGTCGTAGGTGGCGACGCGGTAGTCGGTGGTGAGGTCGCCGACGAGGTCGTCGAAGGAGGCCGCGCCGCCGGAGCCGCCGGGGATGAGCAGCAGGAGCGGGCCGTCGCCGTGGACGTCGTAGTGCAGGGTGGCGCCGTTCACGCGCAGGGTGGTCATTTCGGGTCTCCTTCTCGGGGCCAGTGCTCCAGGAGGGTGTGCAGGGCGTCGAGGCCGCGTTCCCAGGACTGTTGCGGGGTGCGGGCGTGGGCGAAGCCGCCCGCGGTCTCCAGTGCGACGAAGCCGTGGAAGGTGCTGCGCAGGAGTCGGACGGCGTCGGTCAGGTCGGGTTCGCGCAGGTCGTAGGCGTGGAGCAGGCGGTAGGTGAGTTCGACCGCGCGCCGTGGTCCTGGTGCGTTGGCGGCCAGTTCGGGGTCGATCCGGATGGGGGTTTGCGTGGCCAGGTAGCGGCCGGGGTGTTCGCGGGCGTAGTCGCGCCAGGCGTTGGCGTAGGCGATCAGGGCTTCGCGACCGGCTAGTCCGGCGATCGCTTCGGCGATGCGGGTGGTCTTCTCGTCGGCGGCGAGCAGGGCGATGCGGCCGCGGAGGTCGTCGAGGTTGCGGACGTGGCCGTAGAGGCTGGCGTCCTTCACTCCGAGCCGCCGGGCCACCGCCGACATGGTCACCTGGTCGAGCCCGGTTTCGTCGGCGAGGTCCGCGGCCGCGGTGGTCACCCGTTCCGCGGTCAGTCCCGCTCGCGCCATCATGCGACCAGCCTAACCTAGGGGCTCTAGGTTGAACCTAGGGCCCCTAGGAATCAGCGCGGGGCCTTGCCCTCCCAGGCCGCGGTCCAGGTCTTCGGGCCGAGCAGGCCGGAGTCCTTGATGCCGTTGGCGCGCTGGAGGTCGAGCACGGCCTGCTTGGTCTTGTCCAGGTAGCAGCCGGTGCCGGTGAAGCCGTAGCCGAAGGCGTTCATCCGCAACTGGAAGGTCTTGAGCGGGACCGCGCAGTCCCCGTAGGCGTAGACCACGCCCGGCCACGGCGGTTTGACGTTGGGGTCGGGCGCGGGCGGGGCCGTGCCCGCGCCGCCCATGTAAGCGGACTCGGCGTAGCTGGGCTTGCGCTTGCTCTTGGCGTCACCGTCGCCCTTGAGGCCGAGCTTGGTGGCGCACTCCCAGGGCTGCCAGCCGCGCATGCGGTACAGGTACAGCGCGCGGTAGTCCTGTTCGAGCGGGCTGGCCTGGTCGGGCCGTCCCGCTCCCCCGACGCTGCGCCAGGTGGGCAGATCGAACTGGTAGGCGCCGTAGTACCCGTTGCCGGTGTTGATGTGGTAGCGCCCGCTGGACTCGCACATCCGCAGCTTCGCCCAGGAGTTCGACGGTGGGTCGGCGGCGGCCGACGGGCTCAGCGCCAGTTGCAGCGCCAGCACGACGACGGCCAGTGCGCCCATCCGGCGAATCGGTCTGCCCATGTCCTGAACAGTAAGAACGACGCGGGGTAATCACAAGAGTCACAGCAGGAACACCAGCCTCACCTACACCGGACGGGTTACCCCGTAGCGATCCGGACACATTCGCGCATCCGTCCCGCACCGGCGCCCGTGAGGCAATAACCTGCCCGCGCAACCGCCCTTCGCACGCCTGGAGCCTCCGCATCCCATGAGCACCACCTCCCCGGACACCGCGCCGGCCGATCCGGTCCGCGACCGGCGCCGCGAGCAGCGCGGCTGGTACTTCTACGACTGGGCGAACTCGGCCTTCTACACCACGGTGATGGCCGTGTTCGGCTCGATCTACATGAGTTCCGTGGCCGCCGCCGACGCCAAGACCGACCTGGTGCGCAACGGCCCGACCCCGTGCGTCGACGCCAACGGCGTCGAGTCGACGCTGGTCAACTGCGACATCAGCCTGCTGGGGCTGACCTTCCCGGCCGGTTCGCTGTGGGGCTACCTGCTCTCGGTGGCCACGGTGATCCAGGTGGTGGTGCTGCCGGTGTCCGGCGCGATCGCCGACCGCAGCCAGTACAAGAAGCGGTTCCTGGCCTTCTTCGCCTTTCTCGGCGCGGCCTGCTCGTCGCTGCTGTTCTTCATGGCGGGCACGAACTGGCAGATCGGGATCGTGTTCTTCATCCTGGCCAACATCGGCTACGGCGCCTCGATCGCGATATACTACTCGTTCCTGCCCGGCATCGCCTCCCCCGACGAGCGGGACGCGGTCTCGACCAAGGGCTGGGCCTTCGGTTACCTCGGCGGCGGTGTGGCGCTGGGGCTGCAGCTGGCGTTCTACCTCAACCACGAGGCGCTGGGCGTCGAGCAGTCGATGGCGGTGCGGATCTGCTTCCTGACCACCGGGCTGTGGTGGGCCGGGTTCACCCTGATCCCGGTGCTGCGCCTGCGGGAGACCCCGCCGGTGCACCGCGAGCCGGACGGCCGGTCGGTGTTCACCGCCGGCTTCGCCGAGCTGCGGGACACCTTCCGCTCGGCCAAGGCGTTCCCGCTGACGCTGGCCTTTCTCGGCAGCTACCTGATCTACACCGACGGCATCTCCACCGTGGTGACGATCTCGGCGCAGTACGGCAAGGAGGAGCTCAAGCACCCGACCGAGGTGCTGATCGTGACCATCCTGGTGATCCAGTTCGTGGCGTACTTCGGCGGCATGGCGCACGGGCTGCTGGCGCGGCGCATCGGGGCCAAGAAGACGATCATGTTCAGCCTCGGCGCGTGGATACTGGTGCTGGCCGGGGCGTACTTCGTCCAGGCCGGGCAGGCGCTGCAGTTCTACCTGGTCGCGGTCGGGATCGGGCTGGTGCTGGGCGGCACGAACGCGTTGTCGCGGTCGTTGTTCAGCCAGATGATCCCGGCGGGCAAGGAGGCGCAGTACTACGCGCTGTACGAGGTCGGCGAGCGGGGCACGTCGTGGCTGGGGCCGCTGGTGTTCGCCGCGGTCGGCCAGGCCACCGGTTCGTTCCGGCTCGGCGTGCTCGCGCTGGTGGCGTTCTTCGTGGTCGGGATCGTGCTGGTCGGCCTGATCCCGGTGCGGCGGGCGATCGCCGCGGCGGGAAACCGCGAGCCCGCGATCGTGTGATCACCGCGACCGATAGGGTCGAATTTTGTGACTGTGTCATCAACGCCCGTGCCCGCACCCGACCCGACCGACGCGCTCTCGTCGGTGCCGGTGGCCGGGTTCCGGCGCGGCACCCCGGCCGCGGGGAAGCTGAAGTTCTGCTACGGCCCGATGGACTGCGGCAAGTCCACGCTGGCGCTGCAGATCGATCACAACCACGCGCGCCAGGGCAGGCGCGGGGTGCTGCTGGTGCGCCACGACCGGTCCGGGGCGCCCCAGATCAGCAGCCGGATCGGGATCACCCGGCGGGCGGTGGAGGTCGGCGAGCGCACCGACCTGAGGTTGCTGGTGCGGGACCAGTGGGTACAGGGACAGCATGTGGACTACCTCATCGTGGACGAGGCCCAGTTCCTGTCACCCGAACAGGTCGAGCAGCTCGCCGAGCTGGCCGACGACGCGCAGGTGGACGTCTACTGCTTCGGCATCGCCACGGACTTCCGCAGCATGCTCTTCCCCGGCGCGCGGCGGCTGTTCGAACTGGCCGACGAGCTGCAGCCGGTGCAGGTCGAGGTGCTGTGCTGGTGCGGGCTGCCGGGCCGGTTCAACGCCAGGGTGGCCGACGGTGAGGTGCTGCGTGCCGGTGACACCGTTTTTGTCGCGGACACCGATCAGCCGAAAGTTGAAAATTCACCCTCGGCACACGAAGCTCCCGACGCGGTCACTGTGCGTTACCAAGTATTGTGCCGCCGCCACTTCCGGCATGGGGAACTGGGCCCCCGGTCGGGAGACCATGGCCAGCTACGGTTGACCTGAATGGCCTGGACCTAGCCCAATCGGGGGATATCCCCAGAAAGAAGGCCGAATGCGCGTCACATCGGCGCGCTGCGCGACTCCCTTGTAGGTAAGCCGTTGACGACGGGTGACCCACCTCATCGTGAGCGACGACATGCGAGTCCGGGAATCCTGCGGACTGCTCCGTCGTTGCATAGGGTGAGCATCGCCCAGGCTCCACCCGGAGCCGACTGAAAGGACCCCATCATGGCCGACCGTGTACTCCGAGGAAGCCGGCTGGGAGCCGTCAGCTACGAGACCGACCGGAACCACGACCTGGCGCCCCGCCGCGCGGTGCGCTACTCCTGCCCGAAGGGGCACGAGTTCGAGGTTCCGTTCTCCGACGACGCCGAGATCCCCTCGGTGTGGGAGTGCCGTCTGCACGGCAGCGAATCCGAGATCGTCGACGGCGGCCAGCCCGAGCAGAAGCAGGTCAAGCCGCCGCGCACGCACTGGGACATGCTCCTGGAGCGACGGTCCATCCCGGAGCTGGAGGACCTGCTCAACGAACGGCTCGAGGAGCTCAAAGGCCGGCGGACCACGCGTTCCGCCTGATCGAGCCTCCGGTCTCCCGGCTGCCCCCACCACGAAAGCCCCCGTGTCCCCCCGCCACGGGGGCTTTTCGCTGCCCCCAGTTCCCGTGTGGGTGAGGTCACCGTTGCTCGACCAGGGGTGACGGCGTCGTTTGGGAGAGAATCAGGCCCATGACTGAGAACGCGCTCACTCCCGATGAAGCTCTGGCCAGGCTGCTCGACGGCAACCATCGCTTCGTGCAGGGCGAGCGCGAGCACCCCCACCAGGACGCCGACTACCGGGCCGCGATCGCGCCGTCCCAGCACCCGTTCGCGGTGCTGTTCGGCTGCTCGGACTCACGGCTGGCCGCGGAGATCATCTTCGACCGCGGCCTCGGTGATCTGTTCGTGGTGCGCACCGCCGGGCACGTGCTCGGTACCGAGGTGCTCGGCAGCATCGAGTACGCGGTGGAGGTGCTGGGCACCCCGCTGGTCGCCGTACTGGGCCACGACTCCTGCGGTGCGGTCGCCGCCGCCCAGCAGTCCGTACGCGACGGCTCGCGCCCGTCCGGCTTCGTGCGTGACGTGGTCGAGCGCGTGATGCTG
The genomic region above belongs to Amycolatopsis sp. YIM 10 and contains:
- a CDS encoding cytochrome P450 — its product is MKITEALTTLPMPPNHHTGPIGWLRDHVARFSDGEAHRRRRALITTLLDGIDPASLRAEAPVAALADAMGIPADPADIAEVARVYHPHLSPDPAAEQALTRLVNACGGTWDEPTAARICVLVQAHAGLAGPVRVTRRQAPDGRIVELNLIEAGLRFGAGPHECPGQAHVAALEGTR
- a CDS encoding helix-turn-helix transcriptional regulator; this translates as MTASSADLAGLAGLLADRTRAAFCLALLDGRAWTAGELAAHAEVAPSTASEHLHRLIEGGLLVQRRQGRHRYVQLAGPETARLIEDLVGYLGPPRSGKQTLRAASASAAMARGRTCYDHLAGQLGVAISDAMTGRGLLNQVDGFALTEAGLGWLERELGADLAVLRGSRRPLAKACLDWTERRSHLAGSAGAFVCRVSLERGWVKRIGSSRAVRVTPAGSAAFEELLGFTAAA
- a CDS encoding glycerophosphodiester phosphodiesterase family protein; this encodes MKTSHPYLADPLPRALAHRGWHLDELADMENSLSAFRRAVDEGYRYVETDVHATSDGVAVAQHDATLDRTTDSSGLVASLPWARVRRAKIGGREGVSRLEDVLEELPETRFNVDLKTDAVVGPFVRVLERMNAFDRVAAASFSDARLARVRRLAGPRLLTALGPRSAGVLWANGWLPFLRLGFLSRGAMAQVPVRQGRLKLVDRSFVRAAGYAGVEVHCWTINDAAEMRALLDLGVKGLVTDRPDVLRDVLVERGVWEAA
- a CDS encoding alpha/beta fold hydrolase; translation: MTTLRVNGATLHYDVHGDGPLLLLIPGGSGGAASFDDLVGDLTTDYRVATYDPRGMSRSTLDDPAAEQSVAEHADDAARLLDRLSPGEPARVFGSSSGAIVALHLLTTRPERVERVIAHEPPMVEVLPDAAEHRALITRVRDTFETEGLMPAMAVFAAGLRKPGDTTAQPRVELPPARVEQTMANLPFFVGRIVPSFMTYRPDIDRLRELSDRLVLAGGQDSPGELPYRSAAHLAENFGTELTHFPGGHTGLTTHPAEFAAQLRKTLQA
- a CDS encoding TetR/AcrR family transcriptional regulator, translating into MARAGLTAERVTTAAADLADETGLDQVTMSAVARRLGVKDASLYGHVRNLDDLRGRIALLAADEKTTRIAEAIAGLAGREALIAYANAWRDYAREHPGRYLATQTPIRIDPELAANAPGPRRAVELTYRLLHAYDLREPDLTDAVRLLRSTFHGFVALETAGGFAHARTPQQSWERGLDALHTLLEHWPREGDPK
- a CDS encoding transglycosylase family protein, with the translated sequence MGRPIRRMGALAVVVLALQLALSPSAAADPPSNSWAKLRMCESSGRYHINTGNGYYGAYQFDLPTWRSVGGAGRPDQASPLEQDYRALYLYRMRGWQPWECATKLGLKGDGDAKSKRKPSYAESAYMGGAGTAPPAPDPNVKPPWPGVVYAYGDCAVPLKTFQLRMNAFGYGFTGTGCYLDKTKQAVLDLQRANGIKDSGLLGPKTWTAAWEGKAPR
- a CDS encoding MFS transporter translates to MSTTSPDTAPADPVRDRRREQRGWYFYDWANSAFYTTVMAVFGSIYMSSVAAADAKTDLVRNGPTPCVDANGVESTLVNCDISLLGLTFPAGSLWGYLLSVATVIQVVVLPVSGAIADRSQYKKRFLAFFAFLGAACSSLLFFMAGTNWQIGIVFFILANIGYGASIAIYYSFLPGIASPDERDAVSTKGWAFGYLGGGVALGLQLAFYLNHEALGVEQSMAVRICFLTTGLWWAGFTLIPVLRLRETPPVHREPDGRSVFTAGFAELRDTFRSAKAFPLTLAFLGSYLIYTDGISTVVTISAQYGKEELKHPTEVLIVTILVIQFVAYFGGMAHGLLARRIGAKKTIMFSLGAWILVLAGAYFVQAGQALQFYLVAVGIGLVLGGTNALSRSLFSQMIPAGKEAQYYALYEVGERGTSWLGPLVFAAVGQATGSFRLGVLALVAFFVVGIVLVGLIPVRRAIAAAGNREPAIV
- a CDS encoding thymidine kinase; this encodes MPAPDPTDALSSVPVAGFRRGTPAAGKLKFCYGPMDCGKSTLALQIDHNHARQGRRGVLLVRHDRSGAPQISSRIGITRRAVEVGERTDLRLLVRDQWVQGQHVDYLIVDEAQFLSPEQVEQLAELADDAQVDVYCFGIATDFRSMLFPGARRLFELADELQPVQVEVLCWCGLPGRFNARVADGEVLRAGDTVFVADTDQPKVENSPSAHEAPDAVTVRYQVLCRRHFRHGELGPRSGDHGQLRLT
- a CDS encoding RNA polymerase-binding protein RbpA — encoded protein: MADRVLRGSRLGAVSYETDRNHDLAPRRAVRYSCPKGHEFEVPFSDDAEIPSVWECRLHGSESEIVDGGQPEQKQVKPPRTHWDMLLERRSIPELEDLLNERLEELKGRRTTRSA
- a CDS encoding carbonic anhydrase; amino-acid sequence: MTENALTPDEALARLLDGNHRFVQGEREHPHQDADYRAAIAPSQHPFAVLFGCSDSRLAAEIIFDRGLGDLFVVRTAGHVLGTEVLGSIEYAVEVLGTPLVAVLGHDSCGAVAAAQQSVRDGSRPSGFVRDVVERVMLSVLSAPDGANNPESAIEQHVRYTVELLLDRSATIARRVEDGTCGIAGMYYRLKEGSARVIASEGLKTE